A single genomic interval of Malania oleifera isolate guangnan ecotype guangnan chromosome 13, ASM2987363v1, whole genome shotgun sequence harbors:
- the LOC131146461 gene encoding protein phosphatase 2C 57 translates to MALISQQQLLQRFLLTRINNCSPNFIRTTPKKTLSLRSAGCRCTSAIAVDAPSSLTGAAGVRWGSSSLQGSREEMEDGVVVRSDGLNGFSFAAVFDGHAGFSSVKFLRDELYKECVAAVQGGLLLSGRDFDAVRVALQEAFENVDKKLSNWLERTGEEVESGSTATTLFLGDDVLFISHVGDSCVVLSRSGKPEVLTNPHRPYGNHKVSLQEIKRIREAGGWIVNGRICGDISVSRAFGDLRFKTKKNEMLEKGMEDGRWSQKFISRVQFHGDLVIASPDIFQVTLGSDAEFILLASDGLWDYMSSSDAVCFVRNQLRQHGDVQAACEALAQEALNNHSQDNISIVIADLGRVDWQSLPMQQQNFVYELGQAFATIGFVTLVIWASSQLTL, encoded by the exons ATGGCGTTAATCAGCCAGCAGCAGTTGCTGCAGAGATTCCTTCTAACCAGAATCAACAACTGCAGCCCCAACTTCATCAGAACGACTCCTAAGAAAACCCTCTCTCTCCGAAGCGCTGGCTGCCGGTGCACGTCGGCGATAGCCGTCGACGCGCCTTCCTCGCTGACCGGCGCCGCCGGCGTCAGATGGGGTTCGAGCAGCCTGCAGGGCTCTCGAGAGGAGATGGAAGACGGCGTCGTTGTTCGGTCCGACGGCCTCAATGGTTTCTCCTTCGCTGCGGTTTTTGACGGCCACGCCGGGTTCTCCTCCGTCAAGTTTCTGAG GGACGAACTGTACAAGGAGTGTGTTGCAGCCGTACAAGGTGGGTTGCTATTGAGTGGAAGAGATTTCGATGCAGTTAGAGTGGCATTACAAGAAGCTTTTGAAAATGTTGATAAAAAATTATCGAACTG GCTTGAGAGGACTGGAGAGGAAGTTGAATCTGGTTCAACTGCGACAACTTTGTTCCTTGGTGATGATGTGCTCTTCATCTCACATGTTGGTGACTCGTGCGTG GTTCTCTCCCGTTCAGGAAAACCAGAAGTACTAACGAATCCTCATCGGCCTTACGGAAACCATAAAGTTTCTCTTCAAGAAATCAAGCGGATCAGAGAAGCAGGTGGATGG ATTGTCAATGGAAGGATTTGTGGAGACATCTCTGTGTCCCGTGCTTTTGGTGACTTGAGGTTCAAGACAAAAAAGAATGA AATGCTGGAGAAAGGAATGGAGGATGGAAGATGGTCCCAAAAATTTATATCTCG CGTGCAATTCCATGGAGACTTGGTCATTGCGTCTCCAGATATTTTTCAAGTAACACTCGGATCGGATGCAGAGTTTATATTGTTAGCATCTGATGGCTTGTGGGATTATATGAGCAG CTCAGATGCAGTATGTTTTGTTAGGAATCAGCTCCGACAACATGGAGACGTTCAA GCAGCTTGTGAGGCACTTGCCCAAGAAGCTTTG AATAATCACTCACAAGATAACATCAGCATTGTCATAGCTGATTTAGG GAGGGTAGATTGGCAAAGTTTGCCAATGCAACAGCAAAATTTTGTTTATGAATTAGGCCAAGCTTTTGCCACGATCGGTTTCGTGACACTTGTAATTTGGGCGTCATCTCAGCTCACTTTATGA
- the LOC131146222 gene encoding protein PLASTID TRANSCRIPTIONALLY ACTIVE 7, with the protein MEMVCSSSLSIGLFSSPSSRINPSSRYPPRLNFSVKSEGSSQSQNGGRGRRRVWRRRKLTKKDDMLLYNMERVPFLEEQVRHMKEGGGLLTADLERLMLSEDNRFAFVNEIAAEAKEYVKNNPDAYGFKRKAILHVISNRMNEAGFDRPEAYAESDPYKPGPGYRKALET; encoded by the exons atgGAGATGGTTTGTTCTTCGTCCCTCAGCATTGGCCTGTTTTCTTCGCCTTCCTCT AGGATAAATCCAAGTTCCAGATATCCGCCGCGTCTCAACTTCTCAGTGAAGTCAGAG GGAAGTTCGCAATCGCAAAATGGGGGCCGCGGCCGACGTCGAGTCTGGCGACGAAGAAAATTG ACAAAGAAGGATGACATGCTGCTATATAATATGGAACGAGTTCCTTTCCTCGAGGAGCAGGTGAGGCACATGAAGGAAGGGGGAGGACTCTTGACAGCAGACTTAGAAAGACTAATGTTGTCAGAGGACAACCGTTTCGCTTTTGTCAATGAAATAGCAGCTGAAGCAAAAGAGTATGTAAAGAACAACCCTGACGCATATGGATTTAAGAGGAAAGCGATCCTTCATGTGATAAGTAACCGTATGAATGAAGCTGGTTTCGATCGCCCTGAGGCATATGCAGAATCTGACCCTTACAAGCCTGGGCCTGGTTATAGAAAAGCATTAGAAACATAA